The sequence below is a genomic window from Aspergillus nidulans FGSC A4 chromosome V.
TATTCAAGATTATTACGACGGCCTTATTCAGTGTAGTTGGGTGGCCATCAGACTTGCGACAGTAAGGCCGTCCCGGTTGTCCGAGTATACCCCGTTGCAACTGGCAAGAAGCCTTCTACGATGTAGATACTTAGCGGACAGGGTCCGAAACGCGGGTCACGTGAAAAACTCTCATTGTCTGACATGGCGCTGGCCGGCTGGGTCTGGCCTTTCCATCTCGGTCTCGATCGGAGGCGAGATTGAAGTTTGCATCTGAACCCGGAGCCACTTGCAAAATCGCCTTCGACGCAGCGGCAGAAGAGCCCGATATACCGGACTGTACTGAGTCCAGATTCGGCCCTTGAGCTATCGCTTCGAGTCCTGCGTCGGAAGGGTGTTCGGCAGCCTCAGTTGAAACTGCTAGAGAAAAATCAGGCAACAAGCCGGCGCGTATCTGCCAAGAATAGATGGCCGGTAACGACTACTGACGGCTTCGGCGTGGTAGCACAGCTATCAGTCAAGTTCCCGTAGTCAATCCGGGTTGATGTACCGTGTTTCAGTCGTTTGAGGCAAATGCTCAGGAATTGAATCAATACAACGAGGCCTTCAGGCTTTGTATCTGAGACTCCACGGTTTGGAGATCCCTGTCCCTTCGAGACTTTAGGTCCCTGGCCTATAAGGGGCAGACGGACGGCCCTGGTGACGGCGGGTAGCGGAGGACCCTGGATTCAGTGGCGACAGCCAGTCGTAGCCGGCGATCCGGCCATAGATGGACTGAACAATGAGGATAGACTCGCTAGGAGATGCTCGGTATCTCACTTGAACAGAAGGGCAACCCATTTGGCGCAATCCAGAAAGGCCAGAACCAGGAGGCCGGCGTTGCATCGGCGAGCGCTGGCCACTTGTTTGCTACCAGGGCGGCCCTTTTCGTCCCAGGGGATTGGGAAATTCGATTCCTGACTTCTGGCTGTCGACTCTTTACAGAGCcgtcctttcttttctttgtctccAGGCTTATTGTGTGGAGTCGCTTCCTTTGTTTGCCCTCTGGCCCATCGTATCTCGTATCGTCTGTCCAGACCCGCGGCTTAAGAACCCGTCTCTAGACTGTCTCCAGAGTGTCCAGAGTCTCCAGACTGAGCGCTGCAACAAGGGACTGACAGGGACTGGAGACGGCTGTCATAGAACTCTAATCTCCAGCTGCTACGTCTCGCGACTCCATCTGGAACGAGGAAAGGTGGGCTCTGAATGTAACATCCTCAGTTAGATCTTGAGGCCAGAATCTGGCGGTAATTTTGCCTGTTCcagaaagggaaaaataaataaaaatcaAAAATCAAAAAAATTTATTaaaaaaacaaaacagaAAAAAGTCCTGGAACTGATTTGCTGCCAGGCCGGGAGGCTGCCTGGGGATTTCCAATCGACCCTGCGGTGTCCCAGAGAGCCAGGCTAAACTGTCTCCGGATTAGGGACTCTGCCAGCCTCGGGTTCAACCGTCGCTGATTGGGCTCAGTCGCCTCTCTGAAGTTTGGAAGTTTGGCCAGGCACTGCAGGAGCCTGGAGGGTGGGGGGATGTGTCCCCTCCTCGTCTGGCTTTTGCCAGTCACTGGTGGTGACCAAGTGGTACAGCTCGGCCTCTCCCTTAGCCTTTCCGTCTACCCCGGGCACGTCCCACTTGCTTTCCCACTCCGTGAGTTTTTCTCTGGCCCCCAGGCCCAGCTGTCAGTTTGAGAGTCAGAGATAGCGTTATTAGCCTGGAATCTCTGAATGGGACCATCTGCGCCTAGCATTTAGGTACAAGCACTAATTTTCGCTCTCCGCTAATAATATGGCTCGTTTCTTTTCGTGCGAGTGAGCGCCCCCCTCTCTCAGATTCGCCATACTCAGGAGTTTCCCTCCATCAACCGACCCTACTCCGTCCTCAGCCaggaataataataataatattaatCCTGACCATTTCGAGTCCGGTAAATTACCAGTCCGCTTGGTGTTTaccttcgtttcttctttctttttccccttctccaCCTCTGTCCTCTGGAGTTAGCCAAGGCTAGCCAGTGAAGCGGGCTATTGTTCTGGCCTGAGGATCACCTCACAACCGACTGACCAGACTCCCTCAACACCACTTACTTATACTACTGAGCTCCTCTGCAGTTCTGAACATACACGGCATATGCTTCTTCCTACCTAGAGCAGAGTCCGAGTCTTTCCACGATCTCTCAAGGTCCCTCTATTTATACTAACTGCTCGCCTCGGCTCCGGTCTTGACTGTCGTATCACCAAGTCGCACCTTGACCAGCTTACTAGGCATATATATTACCCCTCCTCTATTATTCTTCCTGGCgttctattattattattcctCCCGTCGCCTCGCTAGTGATATATTATGTTCCAGCCTCAAAGTCAGCACCAACAGCACCGTGACTCCCGTCGATCCGTCATTCCTCGACCTCGTTTCTGTCCGTCCAGACTGCAGACCAGACCAGACCGTCCAACCCGCCGCATCCTGGCCTTAACTTTCCTGTGATAAccttgtccttgtcaccTCCGATCCTGTCTGTGATTCCTTTTTCCTGtggctctcttctcttcccctcaACTTTCTTCCCTCGTCTCATCTCAACCCTCGTCCGACCCTTTCTCTCTCGCGTCTGCTGCTGTGGCCATTGAGTTGGCCACTCGAACGCAACTCTTTTCTCATCAGCCTCTGCTTCTCTTATCCGGCTCACTGCCCTTTTTCCAACGGATCCTAGACTCTGGTTCTTGTGTCCCGTTCCTCGGGCCATATTCTTGAGTTCTTCGTCGCTGTCTGGGCCCATCCCCACAATTTCTAAACTTCCCGATCTCCAGTCCTCCCGCGCCCTCTAATCCGCCATGGCTCCTGGCAGCGGCCGCGATTTCAGCTGTCCTTGGGATGAGCCTCATTGTGGAAAGGTAATCCGCTCCCTCTTGGTAATTTCGCCACTCGCTAATTGTTTTCAGTCGTTCAATCGCAAGTCAGATCTTGGCAGGCACTATCGTATACACACCAACGAGCGACCGTACCAATGTACCTACAAGGACTGTCATAAGAGCTTCATCCAGCGGAGCGCATTGACGGTACATTCCCGAACGCACACGGGAGAGAAGCCTCATGTCTGCGACCATGAAGGCTGTCGCAAGGCCTTTTCCGATGTAAGACCCCGCCACTCCTCTGGCCATCCCAGAGTCGTTGCTGATAGCTCGCTAGTCCTCAAGTCTTGCTCGCCATCGCAGGATCCATACAGGACGGCGTCCTTATATTTGCCAGGAGCCCCGATGCGATAAGAGGTATGAAGTTTTCAACGCTCGGTGCCAAGTCTCTAGCTCACAACGCTGCAGCTTCTGTCGTAAAACTACTCTCACAAAGCATCAACATCGCTCCCACCCATTAGGATCGATGGCTCGAATGCCGTCAGAAGAGACTGTTTCGGAACACTCATACTCTACACCTGTCACTACCTCTCATCCGAACGAGCAGTATCTCTTAAGTCAACAAGCGTACTACCCCAATGCTCCCACACCGACCCATGAATTCTTCCCTCAACAAAATTTACCGATGCGCCCAGTGACGATGCAGGAACACCCGCCGATCATCCATAGTAATATTCCCGTAACCTCGTCCGTCGAGGTGCAGCACGTGCAGCAATTCATGCAAATGatgcaacaacagcagcatcagcaacatcagcaacagcaccagcagcaacaacaacaacaacaacacccgcagcagcagaaccagGGCTTTGATCCACACCGTATGGGATTCATGCCAGTGGAGTACCAACAACCCGTGTATACCGCACCAACTATCGAAAGCCAGCCGCCCATGCCCTATGCCTCAACCCTTGAATACAAGCCTCCTGTTATGCGACTGTTAAATCAACCAGAGGGAACAGATTTTGCGTTCCTTGGAACTGGGTGCTAAGTGTGGTCTCTGGGTACGGACCAGATCGAACTTACCAATTCGCCCCTTGGTACGAAGTAACACCCGTCCCGAAAGCCCTCGCGCTTACAAACCCATATGTGTCATGAATTTCCTCCGAATCTTCGAGCATCAAAACTGCCGGACATTTCCTCTCTATCCACGCCTGTCCTTCCCGAGCCAGCAGTTGTAATTTGAGCCCTATGACATCGCCTTTCTTGATTATCCGCCGCGTTTAAGTTGGCTAGCTTTATTTTTCATTTTTTACTTcctttttgttttttgtTCTAAACGGCAGTGGAGAGGCGTTCTATCACATGTTTGATACCATACATCATTGCAGTTGTCAGTTTGTCGCAAGGTATCTTGTCTATTGTTTATTTTTCTTATTTCATTTTCACTACTATTTCGGCCAGCATTCGAGTCCGGTATCACGAAATCCATGTGAAATATAACCAGTGAAGACGTTAATATCATTGGCTAGAACGCGTTGGATAAACGTACGTTAGCTGCAATTCTGGTGTATATACACGACGGACCAACCAACATGTCGATCACTAATTCAGCATATATGCCTCCTCTAAGTCCACCAGTCTCACTATACTTATCAATCTCACCCCCTCACTTTGCCTCTCCGTGGCATCTCATGATGCCTCGAGGAACATGGCAAGCGTATGGCAACAGGAGGTCGATCATCATGAGTCTAGGCGGCTGTTGGCACCCAGCCGTGTTTATCCTCGTATTAATCTTTCACATTTTCGATGGCTTAATTAGGAAACGCGATAATTGGCCCTTCAGCTTCACAGTAAATCTCACTAATCGGAGCTATCTTCCGGATGACGTCAGCCCAGGATCGACACTTTTTTGAGCTTACTTTTTGAGTCTGCTTTGCACCAAACAACCTCGCTATTCTTGTGCCCGATAACGACCGCTGGTTAGGAAAAGTACTCCAGCGATTGATAATCGGAAATGTCGCTCCCTTCGGAATACCACCTTTAACTCACGTATTCCCGCAGAGTTTATCCCTTCACAAGATACGAAGCGTGGCCAGTGTGGCTTGCGATCGACAAGCATCTCGTTACTCCATGTGGCACCGGTAAGGCATCAGTATGCCAAGTTGTAGGAGCACTCCCAACTATGCGCCCTTTCCTTGGAACTGGTAAGGCAGGAGAATGTGCATACGGAGTAGGTTGTGCTTGCTCCTGGTGATAGGCTACTGGTTACGGTTACATGCCTCAGGGCCGGCAGCTAGCTGACAAGCCTATCAGTATCGACTACAGGCGCTCCACTCCACATGGATGAAGATTCCGGGGAAACATTAACCATTCAAACAACTAGGTTTAATGATTCC
It includes:
- a CDS encoding uncharacterized protein (transcript_id=CADANIAT00003494); amino-acid sequence: MLGLGAREKLTEWESKWDVPGVDGKAKGEAELYHLVTTSDWQKPDEEGTHPPTLQAPAVPGQTSKLQRGD
- a CDS encoding protein aslA (transcript_id=CADANIAT00003495), with the protein product MAPGSGRDFSCPWDEPHCGKSFNRKSDLGRHYRIHTNERPYQCTYKDCHKSFIQRSALTVHSRTHTGEKPHVCDHEGCRKAFSDSSSLARHRRIHTGRRPYICQEPRCDKSFCRKTTLTKHQHRSHPLGSMARMPSEETVSEHSYSTPVTTSHPNEQYLLSQQAYYPNAPTPTHEFFPQQNLPMRPVTMQEHPPIIHSNIPVTSSVEVQHVQQFMQMMQQQQHQQHQQQHQQQQQQQQHPQQQNQGFDPHRMGFMPVEYQQPVYTAPTIESQPPMPYASTLEYKPPVMRLLNQPEGTDFAFLGTGC